In the genome of Variovorax sp. PAMC26660, the window CGGCACGGCGGATGCGCCGCGCCAGCTCTTCGCCAGCACGCCGGCGCAGCGCGTGGCGCTTGCGCGGCAGCAGTTCTTCGAGGAAGGCGTGCGCCCCTCGGGGCTGATCGGCGAGGCGGTGCTGCAGTCGTGGATGCGCTGCAGCCGCACGCACAGCGACCGTCAACGCATCGTGCCTTTCGACGCAGTCACGCCGAGCCGGCTGCACACCACGCTCGCGCGCAACCGCGAGCTGCTCGACGTGGCGCGGCCCGAACTCGGGCAGATGGAGCACATGCTCGCGGGCACCGATTGCCGCGTGATCCTGACCGACCCCGACGGCGTGGTGGTGCATGTCAGCAACCAGCCGGGCGACGCGCACCAACCGGTGCTGCGCAAGACCGCGCGCGTGGGCGTGAACATCTCCGAGCGCATCGTCGGCACCACGGCGCCCGGCATCGTCGCCACCACCGGGCAGGCCTGCACGGTCGATGGCGCGGAGCATTACTTCGACGTGCTGAGCCACATGCAGTGCGCAGCCGCGCCGATCCGCGACGTGACGGGCCGGCTGGCCGGCGTGCTCGACCTCACGGTGGAGTCGCGGCGCTTCGGCTTCGATGCGGCGTCGATGGTGGCGATCCACGCGACGACCATCGAGAACCGGCTGCTGCAGGCGCAGTCGCGCGACCATCTGATCCTGCGCTTCCAGTCCAACCCGACCTTGCTCGGCACACCGCTCGAAGCGCTGGCCGGCATCGCGCCCGACGGCACCATCGCGTGGCTCAACAACGCGGGAGCGCGGCTGCTGGGGCGCCTGCCCGAGGCGGCGGACGAGCGCGATGTCGAATGCCTGCTGGGCCACGACCTGGCGAGCCTGCTGCGGCTGGGGCGTCGCGAAGCAGCGCAACCGCTGCGGCTGGCAAGTGGGCTCGGCGTGTGGGTGCAGGCGCATCTGAAGGGACCGGATGGCGTGGACTTCCGGCATTCGGTGGCGATGCCCGGCGGTATGGGCGTCGCCCACGCGGGCGGCGCATCCATTGCCATCGAGCGGCATGTGCAGACGGAGGCCGTCGACGACGCCCGTGCGGACGCGCCGGCCGACGACAGCGATGCCGATGCAGAAGCCGCACCTCACACGAAGACGCTGCGCGAGCACAGCCGCAAGCTGATCGAAGACACGCTGGCGGCGCACGGCGGCAATGTGTCGCAGGCCGCGCGGCAGTTGCGCGTGTCGCGCGGCACGCTGTATCGCCGCATGCGCGGCTGGGGCGATGCAGAAACGGAAGCTGCCCCCGCGGCGGACTGACTGACTGATCAGGCTACCGCGCGGGCCAGCGCACGCGCACGCCGCGCCTTCGCATCGGGCTGCAACGGCCGCAGGTATTCATGCAAGGCGAGCGCAGCCGCCCCCACCGCCGGCGCCAGCGCGTCATAGCGCGCAGTGCGCAGGTCGGGCGCCGGCATGCCGGCGCCATCGGCATGGCGCTTGACGCTCTCGAATGCCGCTTGCGCAAAGCCGCGATGCTCCGCGCAGGCCTTGCCACCGAGCACGATGGCGCGCGGATTGAAGGTGACCCACAGGTTCTGCAGCAGCACGCCGAAGAAGGCGGCAGCACGTTGCACGTCGGCGCCCTTGCGCTCGAGCACGCGCGAGCCGAAGAAGGCTTCGGCGCAGCCGCGCCGGCCGCAGGAGCACAAGGGTCCGTCGAGCTGGAGGATGGTGTGGCCGATCTCGCCGGCCATGCCTTGCGCACCGGTGAAAAGGCGGTCGTTCAGCACCACGCCGGCCCCCACGCCCACGTCGCAGTTGACGAAGATCAGCGGGTCTTCGCCCTCACCCGCAGCGAACTCGTACTCGCCGAGCACAGCGGCGTCGGCGTCGTTCTGCAGTTGCACTGTCACACCAGGCAAGCCCACTGCAGCGAAGGCTTTCTCGAGTGCCGGCAGCAGATTCACGTTGCGCCAGCCGAGGTTGGGTGCGAAGCGGACCACGCCGGTGCAGTCGTCCACCGCGCCGGGCACGCACACGCCGATGCTCGACAGGCGCAGGCCCAGCTCCTTCAGGTGCACGTGCGCCGCAGCAGCCATGCGCGCGACCTGCGCGCACACGCCGGCCGGGGAACCATCGGTCAATGCATGCGTGTCCGAGTACAGCACCTCGCCTTGCAGCGAGACGCAGACGAGGCGCACCGTCTCGACGGCGATCTCCACGCCCATCAATGCGCGCACGCCGACGTTGATTTCCAGCGGTGTCGAAGGCCGACCCAATCCATCGGCCACCGCAGCGCCCGATTCGCTCAGCCAGCCTTCGTCGATCAGCTCGCGCACCAGCAGGCTCACGGTCGATTTGGTCAGGCCGCTCTCGGTTGCAAGGCGTGCGCGCGACAGGCCCGGCTGCGCGCGCAGCAGCCGCAGCAGCACGCTGCGATTCATGCGCTTGAGCAGTTGCTGGTCGCCGATGGTCTTCACGTCAGGCGACCGCTGCGGCGTCGGCGTGATGGGCTTGTTCTTTTCCTTCGGGCCGCTTGCCCGCGATGATCATGCCCAGCACTTCGTCTTCGGTCACGTCGGCGGTGCGGTAGGTGCCTACCAGCTTGCCGTTCTTCATCACGGCGAGGCGGTCGCTCAGCGAGAACACATCGGGCATGTCGTGCGTGATCAAGAAGATGCCCACGCCGTCGGCCTTGAGCTGCCGCACGAGGCCGCCGACCATCGCGGTTTCTTCGGGGCCGAGCGCGGCGCAGGGCTCGTCCATGATGAGGATGCGCGCGTTGAAGTACAGCGCCCGCGAGATCGCCACCACCTGCCGCTGCCCGCCCGATAGGCGCCGCACCGGCACGCGGATGTTGGTGAAGTTCTTGTTGAGGCGATGGAACACCTTGCGCGCCTGCACTTCCATGAAGTGGTCGTCGAGCGTGTTCCAGCGCGTCATCTTCTCGCGGCCGAGGAAGAGGTTCGACACCGAGTCGAGGTTGTCGGCCAGTGCGAGCGTCTGGTAGATGGTCTCGATGCCTTGCGCTTGTGCTTCGGAGGGCGTGCGGATGTTGACTTTTTCGCCCGCGATGAGCGTGTCGCCCGAGTCGATGGGATAGGCGCCCGCGAGCATCTTCATCAGCGTGGACTTGCCCGCGCCGTTGTGGCCGAGCAGTGCGACCACTTCGCCGGGATAGAGGTTGACGCTCACGCCGTCCACGGCCTTGACGCCGCCAAAGGACTTGCGGATTTCTTTCAGTTCTACCAAGGGTTTTGAGATGTCGGTCATTTCAGTGTTCCGCTTCGTTTGGGCGCTGCTGTTCGGGGTGCGTGCGAATGACACCAGGTGCTCCCCTCCGCGAATGTCCCCCGCTTCGCTCCTCCTTTATTTCGCTGCGGGGAGCACCTGGCGTCATTCGCACTTGGACACGCTGCTGGTGTATCGCTGATCAACAACTG includes:
- a CDS encoding helix-turn-helix domain-containing protein; this encodes MSPDKFERLGTADAPRQLFASTPAQRVALARQQFFEEGVRPSGLIGEAVLQSWMRCSRTHSDRQRIVPFDAVTPSRLHTTLARNRELLDVARPELGQMEHMLAGTDCRVILTDPDGVVVHVSNQPGDAHQPVLRKTARVGVNISERIVGTTAPGIVATTGQACTVDGAEHYFDVLSHMQCAAAPIRDVTGRLAGVLDLTVESRRFGFDAASMVAIHATTIENRLLQAQSRDHLILRFQSNPTLLGTPLEALAGIAPDGTIAWLNNAGARLLGRLPEAADERDVECLLGHDLASLLRLGRREAAQPLRLASGLGVWVQAHLKGPDGVDFRHSVAMPGGMGVAHAGGASIAIERHVQTEAVDDARADAPADDSDADAEAAPHTKTLREHSRKLIEDTLAAHGGNVSQAARQLRVSRGTLYRRMRGWGDAETEAAPAAD
- a CDS encoding ROK family protein → MNRSVLLRLLRAQPGLSRARLATESGLTKSTVSLLVRELIDEGWLSESGAAVADGLGRPSTPLEINVGVRALMGVEIAVETVRLVCVSLQGEVLYSDTHALTDGSPAGVCAQVARMAAAAHVHLKELGLRLSSIGVCVPGAVDDCTGVVRFAPNLGWRNVNLLPALEKAFAAVGLPGVTVQLQNDADAAVLGEYEFAAGEGEDPLIFVNCDVGVGAGVVLNDRLFTGAQGMAGEIGHTILQLDGPLCSCGRRGCAEAFFGSRVLERKGADVQRAAAFFGVLLQNLWVTFNPRAIVLGGKACAEHRGFAQAAFESVKRHADGAGMPAPDLRTARYDALAPAVGAAALALHEYLRPLQPDAKARRARALARAVA
- a CDS encoding ATP-binding cassette domain-containing protein translates to MTDISKPLVELKEIRKSFGGVKAVDGVSVNLYPGEVVALLGHNGAGKSTLMKMLAGAYPIDSGDTLIAGEKVNIRTPSEAQAQGIETIYQTLALADNLDSVSNLFLGREKMTRWNTLDDHFMEVQARKVFHRLNKNFTNIRVPVRRLSGGQRQVVAISRALYFNARILIMDEPCAALGPEETAMVGGLVRQLKADGVGIFLITHDMPDVFSLSDRLAVMKNGKLVGTYRTADVTEDEVLGMIIAGKRPEGKEQAHHADAAAVA